A stretch of the Prochlorococcus marinus str. MIT 0918 genome encodes the following:
- the cobJ gene encoding precorrin-3B C(17)-methyltransferase — MKPNKRIALGFSSSAFSLLQRIKTRGHAEIIALTPGAVSQIDIRSEEILIDRPEKLFQRFWGPDTTFIVIGAIGAVIRIIAPLLTEKTKDPAVLVMDSRAKNIVPILGGHKAGAEELACHLSEDFGAQSIFTGFSRTENFLSIDSFGDTWGWKRSGSIADWNNLMMHISKKLSISFEQNVGSTLWNSSEGALNLFSKKSNTENNSLNTPLFHICSEALNKCCWHPPMLWVGIGCEKNTSESLIERSLTKAFAEAGLAKEAIAGLATIDIKSNEIGIKSLQLKAELPIRFYTAEELAKVSVPNPSKIVQLEVDTHSVAEASSLLAAGKGGSLKFPKHIYKSLENEIGAVTIAISQSKEPFAPQRGELHLIGTGPGEISFLTNDSRYALSRSAIWIGYKRYLDLIEPLRRFDQVRIDSSLTNEKERCSEALRLATQGVCVALISSGDSGIYGMAGLALELWLAKTKAERPDFQVHPGISALQVAASKIGAPLMHDFCAISLSDCLTPWGQIEERIKAASDSDFVIAFYNPRSKERSWQLQKALNILMTNRSRKTPVVFAYQVGRSEEEVKVYTLESVPIDRVNMLTVLLVGNSDSFVNDGYVVTPRGY, encoded by the coding sequence TTGAAACCTAACAAAAGAATTGCTCTTGGGTTTTCTTCTTCTGCATTTAGCTTATTGCAGAGAATTAAAACACGGGGCCACGCAGAAATCATTGCTTTGACCCCTGGCGCAGTATCTCAAATAGATATTAGATCAGAGGAAATCTTGATCGACAGGCCTGAGAAGCTTTTTCAACGATTTTGGGGACCAGATACAACTTTTATTGTGATAGGTGCAATTGGAGCTGTTATTAGAATAATTGCACCTCTATTAACTGAAAAAACTAAGGATCCAGCTGTACTTGTAATGGATTCCCGGGCAAAGAATATAGTGCCAATACTAGGAGGTCATAAAGCTGGAGCTGAAGAATTAGCTTGCCATTTATCTGAAGACTTTGGAGCTCAATCTATTTTTACTGGCTTTTCTAGAACAGAGAATTTTTTGTCAATAGATAGTTTTGGTGATACTTGGGGTTGGAAGCGTTCTGGATCGATTGCTGATTGGAATAATTTGATGATGCACATCTCGAAAAAACTTTCCATATCTTTTGAGCAAAATGTTGGATCGACTTTATGGAACTCCTCAGAAGGTGCACTTAATCTTTTCTCTAAGAAATCTAATACTGAAAATAATTCTCTAAATACTCCTCTTTTTCATATTTGTTCAGAGGCTCTGAATAAGTGTTGTTGGCATCCTCCAATGTTGTGGGTGGGTATAGGATGTGAAAAAAATACTAGTGAAAGCCTTATAGAAAGATCATTAACAAAGGCTTTTGCTGAAGCAGGCTTGGCAAAAGAAGCTATTGCAGGTTTGGCAACTATTGATATCAAATCAAATGAAATAGGAATAAAATCTCTTCAATTAAAAGCAGAATTGCCAATCCGTTTTTATACCGCTGAAGAATTGGCAAAGGTCTCTGTACCTAATCCATCAAAGATAGTGCAATTAGAGGTAGATACTCATTCAGTTGCAGAAGCATCCTCTTTATTGGCTGCTGGTAAGGGAGGTTCTCTTAAGTTCCCTAAACATATCTATAAGTCACTTGAAAATGAAATAGGTGCAGTGACAATAGCAATCTCTCAATCTAAGGAGCCTTTTGCTCCGCAGAGAGGTGAGCTGCATTTGATTGGTACTGGTCCTGGAGAGATTAGCTTTTTAACAAATGATTCTAGATATGCACTTTCAAGAAGTGCGATTTGGATTGGATATAAACGATATTTAGATCTAATAGAACCTTTAAGAAGATTTGATCAAGTGCGTATTGATAGTTCTTTAACTAATGAAAAAGAACGTTGTTCTGAAGCATTGCGACTTGCAACCCAAGGAGTATGTGTCGCACTGATTTCATCTGGGGATAGTGGTATCTATGGAATGGCAGGTTTGGCTTTGGAACTTTGGTTGGCAAAAACTAAAGCTGAAAGACCTGATTTCCAAGTTCACCCAGGTATTAGTGCTCTACAGGTTGCTGCTTCTAAGATAGGCGCTCCCTTAATGCACGATTTTTGTGCAATTAGCCTGAGTGATTGCTTAACTCCTTGGGGGCAAATTGAAGAGAGAATTAAAGCAGCCTCTGATTCTGACTTTGTAATTGCTTTTTATAATCCTCGGTCTAAAGAGCGTAGTTGGCAACTGCAGAAAGCACTTAATATTTTGATGACAAATCGTTCAAGAAAAACACCTGTCGTTTTCGCTTATCAAGTTGGTAGATCTGAAGAAGAAGTGAAAGTTTATACTCTTGAATCTGTTCCTATAGATAGAGTTAATATGCTGACAGTATTGTTAGTTGGTAATAGTGATAGCTTTGTTAACGATGGATATGTAGTAACCCCTCGTGGCTACTAA
- the gltB gene encoding glutamate synthase large subunit: protein MPNKSHINTWPYCDSSSPKALSGEKDACGVGFLAQIDGENSFWVLQQALKGLACMEHRGGCGGDGDSGDGAGILCAIPWKFLNGIWPEANLCKKSATGLGMVFLPNDPEQRNKAKDIFESEALKLGLRSKGWRDVPVNSSVLGPLARQTSPFIQQWLVETTEKEQEQNIENLLFRLRKRIQNSVSDKSLTNKEEVYLASLSNKTVVYKGMVRSEVLDEFYLDLQNQNFEISFAIYHRRFSTNTLPRWPLAQPMRLLGHNGEINTLLGNLNWAKASETHLNEIWSESAKDLKPIINEAFSDSANLDATLEIFVRSGRPITDSLLTLVPEAFRNQPELKTQESIEAFYEYSACTQEAWDGPALLVFSDGCFIGATLDRNGLRPARYCITKDNFVIMGSETGVVDIEESNIIEKGRLGPGQMLAVDLVNKRLLRNWEVKKEAANRYPYKKWLTKNQFKFHVQPWSKDTILDKLDLLQQQTAFGFSVEDLDIIIESMASNSKEPTYCMGDDIPLAILSNKPHLLYDYFKQRFAQVTNPPIDPLREKLVMSLEMHLGKRGSPLLPKENTFSVISLESPILNESDLTYITNQDLLTKTLSTLIPIDGNFTGLKDTLNQICNDAEIAVKEGTKILILSDRGINQNQTYIPPLLAVGAVHHHLLNKQIRLNASIIIDTAQCWSTHHVACLIGYGASAICPWLTWETTRHWFLSAKTQKLIESKKIPSLNIEQAQYNLKKALEDGLRKILSKIGISLLASYNGAQIFEAVGIGSDIINVAFKGTTSRIAGLSLKELSNEILLFHTQAYPNLERKKLDFFGFVQYRSGGEFHLNNPAMSKALHEAVKQGSNYNHFSTYQSLLESRPPTALRDLVKFSKNKRSLPIEQVESVESICKRFCTGGMSLGALSREAHEVLAIAMNRIGGKSNSGEGGEDPQRFKILDDVNTDGVSNILPNLKGLKNGDTACSAIKQIASGRFGVTPEYIRSGKQLEIKVAQGAKPGEGGQLPGPKVDTYIAKLRNSKPGVALISPPPHHDIYSIEDLAQLIHDLHQIHEKAKVSVKLVAEIGIGTIAAGVAKANADVIQISGHDGGTGASPLSSIKHAGLPWELGLTEVHKSLLENGLRDRVLLRADGGLKTGWDVVIAAMLGAEEYGFGSIAMIAEGCIMARICHTNKCPVGVATQQESLRKRFPGLPEHVVNFFLFIAEEIRHILSELGYSSLEEIIGRNDLLEPRKINLSKTNSIDLSSLLNSSKKDAHDRSWLIHQKEAHGNGNVLENELLEDKEISNAIISHGSISRTIQILNTDRSVCARIAGHIAEIHGNKGFSGKLNLTFKGSAGQSFGAFLLQGMNIVLVGEANDYVGKGINGGTITLVPQHLKENSSNQVILGNTCLYGGTGGQLFALGKAGERFAVRNSGVEAVIEGAGDHCCEYMTGGTIVVLGETGRNIGAGMTGGIAFLLDEKQQSEHLTNQEIVEIHDLKTKEQENLLKPLIEKHFIHTKSAKCKKILKNWQTFKKQFKVLIPPSEKIRMGLLVDENNVH, encoded by the coding sequence ATGCCTAACAAATCTCATATTAATACTTGGCCTTACTGTGACAGCAGTTCCCCAAAAGCCTTATCAGGTGAAAAGGACGCTTGCGGAGTTGGCTTTTTAGCTCAAATAGACGGGGAAAATAGTTTTTGGGTTTTACAGCAAGCCCTAAAAGGCCTTGCCTGTATGGAGCATAGAGGAGGTTGTGGTGGCGATGGAGACTCGGGCGATGGAGCAGGGATCTTATGTGCTATCCCTTGGAAATTTTTGAACGGTATCTGGCCAGAAGCAAATCTCTGCAAAAAGTCTGCAACTGGCTTAGGGATGGTTTTTCTACCAAATGATCCAGAACAAAGAAACAAAGCTAAAGATATTTTTGAATCAGAAGCTTTAAAGCTTGGCTTACGATCTAAAGGCTGGCGAGATGTCCCCGTTAATTCTTCTGTTCTTGGTCCACTAGCCCGACAAACATCTCCATTTATTCAGCAATGGCTTGTAGAAACCACTGAAAAAGAACAAGAACAAAACATAGAAAATCTCCTATTTAGATTAAGAAAACGTATACAAAACAGTGTTTCAGATAAATCACTAACAAATAAGGAAGAAGTATATCTTGCTTCGTTGAGCAATAAAACAGTTGTCTATAAAGGGATGGTTAGATCAGAAGTCTTAGATGAATTTTATCTAGATCTACAAAACCAAAACTTTGAAATTTCTTTTGCTATTTACCATAGAAGGTTCAGCACAAATACACTCCCTCGATGGCCTTTAGCTCAACCTATGCGGTTGCTTGGTCATAATGGTGAGATTAATACTTTGCTGGGAAATTTAAATTGGGCAAAAGCATCTGAAACTCATCTAAATGAAATTTGGTCTGAATCAGCAAAAGATTTAAAACCAATTATTAATGAGGCCTTTAGCGACTCAGCCAATCTAGATGCAACTCTAGAAATATTCGTTCGAAGCGGTAGGCCGATTACAGATAGCTTACTAACCCTAGTCCCTGAAGCTTTTCGTAATCAACCTGAGTTGAAAACCCAAGAAAGCATAGAAGCTTTTTATGAATATTCGGCTTGCACACAAGAAGCATGGGATGGACCAGCATTACTTGTTTTCTCAGATGGTTGTTTCATAGGTGCAACACTAGATAGAAATGGCCTTCGCCCTGCTAGGTACTGCATCACTAAAGATAATTTTGTGATTATGGGTTCCGAGACTGGTGTCGTTGATATTGAAGAAAGTAACATCATAGAAAAAGGTAGATTAGGCCCTGGCCAAATGTTGGCAGTTGATCTTGTAAACAAGAGATTATTACGTAATTGGGAAGTAAAAAAAGAAGCTGCGAATAGATATCCCTATAAAAAATGGCTCACTAAAAATCAATTCAAATTTCATGTGCAACCTTGGTCTAAAGATACAATATTAGATAAATTAGATCTTTTACAGCAGCAAACAGCATTTGGATTTTCAGTAGAAGATTTAGATATAATAATTGAATCAATGGCAAGCAATAGTAAAGAGCCTACATACTGTATGGGAGATGATATTCCGCTAGCAATTCTCTCTAACAAACCGCATCTACTTTACGATTATTTTAAACAACGATTTGCCCAGGTAACAAACCCTCCTATAGACCCATTACGCGAAAAGCTTGTAATGAGTCTTGAGATGCATTTAGGTAAAAGAGGTTCTCCTCTTTTACCTAAAGAAAATACATTCTCTGTAATTAGCCTTGAATCTCCAATCCTCAATGAAAGTGATCTGACTTATATAACAAATCAAGATTTATTAACGAAAACATTATCAACACTAATTCCAATTGATGGTAATTTTACAGGCCTTAAAGATACTCTAAATCAAATCTGTAATGATGCAGAAATAGCAGTTAAGGAAGGAACAAAAATATTAATACTTTCAGATCGTGGTATTAATCAAAATCAAACATATATACCCCCTTTATTAGCAGTTGGAGCTGTCCATCATCATTTATTAAATAAACAAATAAGACTTAATGCATCAATAATTATTGATACTGCTCAATGCTGGAGCACGCACCATGTTGCATGTCTAATTGGCTATGGTGCAAGTGCAATTTGCCCTTGGCTCACCTGGGAAACAACTAGACATTGGTTTTTAAGTGCTAAGACTCAGAAATTAATTGAAAGTAAAAAAATACCCTCACTAAATATTGAACAAGCACAATATAATTTGAAAAAAGCATTAGAAGATGGTTTACGTAAAATACTTTCTAAAATAGGCATCTCTCTATTAGCTAGTTATAACGGTGCTCAAATTTTTGAAGCTGTTGGAATTGGTTCTGACATTATAAATGTTGCTTTTAAAGGTACTACTAGCAGAATAGCTGGTTTATCTTTAAAAGAATTATCGAACGAAATACTCTTATTCCATACACAGGCATATCCTAATCTTGAACGAAAAAAACTTGACTTCTTTGGATTTGTTCAATATCGCAGTGGAGGAGAGTTCCATTTAAATAACCCAGCAATGTCAAAGGCATTGCATGAGGCAGTAAAGCAAGGCTCAAATTACAATCATTTTTCAACCTATCAATCACTTCTTGAATCAAGACCACCTACGGCTTTGCGCGACTTAGTCAAATTCAGCAAAAACAAACGGTCTCTTCCTATCGAACAAGTTGAAAGTGTGGAAAGTATTTGCAAAAGATTTTGCACAGGTGGAATGAGTCTTGGTGCTCTTTCAAGAGAGGCGCATGAAGTGCTTGCAATTGCAATGAACCGAATAGGAGGGAAAAGCAATAGTGGAGAAGGAGGTGAAGACCCTCAAAGGTTCAAAATTCTTGATGATGTAAATACAGATGGCGTCTCGAACATTTTGCCTAATCTAAAAGGTCTGAAAAATGGAGATACTGCATGTTCAGCTATTAAACAAATTGCTTCTGGAAGATTTGGAGTTACTCCAGAATATATAAGAAGTGGAAAACAGCTAGAAATAAAAGTAGCCCAAGGCGCCAAGCCTGGAGAAGGAGGTCAATTACCAGGCCCGAAAGTGGATACCTATATTGCAAAACTTAGAAATAGCAAGCCTGGCGTTGCACTAATTTCTCCTCCTCCTCATCACGACATTTATTCCATAGAAGATTTGGCTCAGCTGATTCATGATCTTCACCAAATTCATGAGAAAGCAAAAGTAAGCGTCAAATTAGTCGCAGAGATAGGGATAGGAACTATTGCAGCTGGAGTTGCAAAAGCAAATGCAGATGTAATACAAATTTCTGGACATGATGGAGGAACTGGGGCCTCACCTCTAAGTTCAATTAAACATGCAGGCTTACCATGGGAATTAGGCTTGACTGAAGTTCATAAATCCCTATTAGAAAATGGATTAAGAGATCGAGTCTTGTTAAGAGCAGATGGAGGGTTGAAAACTGGGTGGGATGTTGTTATCGCAGCAATGCTTGGAGCAGAAGAATATGGATTTGGATCAATCGCAATGATTGCTGAAGGCTGTATTATGGCAAGAATATGTCATACAAATAAATGTCCTGTAGGGGTAGCTACTCAACAAGAATCTTTGCGAAAGCGTTTCCCTGGACTTCCTGAACATGTAGTTAATTTCTTCTTATTTATTGCTGAAGAAATAAGGCATATCTTAAGTGAATTAGGTTACTCATCTTTAGAAGAAATCATTGGAAGAAATGACTTGCTTGAACCTCGTAAGATAAATCTTTCAAAAACTAACTCCATTGATCTGAGTTCTTTACTCAACTCAAGCAAAAAAGATGCTCATGATAGATCATGGCTAATTCATCAAAAAGAAGCACATGGGAATGGAAATGTTCTAGAGAATGAACTACTAGAAGACAAAGAAATTTCTAATGCAATTATCTCTCATGGCTCTATTTCACGAACAATCCAAATATTAAATACAGATCGAAGTGTATGCGCTCGTATTGCAGGCCATATTGCTGAAATACATGGGAACAAAGGTTTCAGTGGAAAGCTGAATCTCACATTCAAAGGCTCTGCAGGGCAAAGTTTTGGCGCTTTCTTGCTACAAGGCATGAATATTGTTCTTGTAGGAGAAGCTAATGATTATGTAGGTAAAGGAATTAACGGAGGGACAATCACCTTAGTGCCGCAGCATTTAAAAGAAAATTCATCCAATCAAGTCATTCTAGGGAATACATGTCTATATGGAGGGACGGGAGGGCAATTATTTGCTCTTGGAAAAGCTGGAGAACGCTTTGCTGTAAGAAATAGTGGGGTAGAAGCCGTTATTGAAGGAGCAGGAGATCATTGCTGTGAATATATGACTGGTGGAACAATTGTTGTTTTAGGAGAAACGGGTCGAAATATTGGAGCGGGAATGACAGGTGGCATAGCCTTTTTACTTGATGAAAAACAACAATCTGAGCACCTTACCAACCAAGAAATTGTTGAAATACATGATTTAAAAACTAAAGAACAAGAAAATCTTCTAAAGCCCTTAATTGAAAAACATTTCATCCATACAAAAAGTGCTAAATGCAAAAAGATTTTAAAAAATTGGCAAACATTTAAAAAACAATTTAAAGTTTTAATTCCCCCAAGCGAGAAAATAAGAATGGGGCTTTTAGTAGACGAAAATAATGTTCATTAA
- a CDS encoding YciI family protein, producing the protein MSFFIKKEQFNEKILTLSSKEKQKYILEHKKWVQKLRDSGHNLSSGYLINNEGNPGGGGILLLEAKNFEEARLIIIQDPMIINNLVNWDLQEWIQVAGKAIY; encoded by the coding sequence ATGTCTTTTTTTATAAAAAAAGAACAATTTAATGAAAAAATTTTAACTCTATCCTCTAAAGAGAAGCAGAAATATATTCTAGAGCATAAGAAATGGGTTCAAAAGTTAAGAGATTCAGGTCATAATCTTTCATCTGGTTATCTAATAAATAACGAGGGAAATCCTGGTGGTGGAGGAATATTATTACTAGAAGCTAAAAACTTTGAAGAAGCAAGGCTAATTATTATCCAAGATCCAATGATAATTAATAATTTAGTAAATTGGGATCTACAAGAATGGATCCAAGTTGCTGGCAAAGCTATTTATTAA
- the psaA gene encoding photosystem I core protein PsaA has protein sequence MTISPPERGEKAKGGAPTPYDQPVDRDHAPIDYEKLNKPGFWSSKLSKGPKTTTWIWNLHADAHDFDTHLGDLEETSRKIFSAHFGHLAVVFIWMSAAFFHGARFSNYTGWLADPANVKPGAQVVWPVVGQEILNADLGGNYQGLQITSGIFQMWRAWGITSEVQLMALAIGGVIMAALMLHGGIYHYHKAAPKLEWFQKIEPMLQHHQIALIGLGSIAWAGHLIHIGAPVAALLDAIDAGNPLVVDGVSIASAADVTNLAPRLCDPSVASQIFPSLAGRTVENFFTLNWWAFTDILTNKGGLNPVTGSLWMTDISHHHLAFGVFAIFGGHMWRNNVHGVGHSMKEIMDVHKGDPVLFPAPKGHEGIFEFLSNSWHGQLSINLAMVGSASIVVAHHMYALPPYPYLAIDYPTVLGLFTHHMWIGGLFICGAAAHAGIAMIRDYDPAIHIDNVLDRILKARDAIISHLNWVCMWLGFHSFGLYVHNDVMRALGRPQDMFSDTGIQLQPFLAQWVQNLQQSAVGTGNLVGAGNLPGSVLSEVFNGNVVEVGGKVAIGPIPLGTADLMIHHVHAFTIHVTLLILLKGVLYARSSRLIPDKAQLGFRFPCDGPGRGGTCQVSSWDHVFLGLFWMYNGISVVIFHFSWKMQSDVWGLTGGNFAQSSITINGWLRDFLWAQSSQVLTSYGQAISMYGLMFLAAHFVWAFSLMFLFSGRGYWQELFESIIWAHNKLKLAPTIQPRALSITQGRAVGVAHFLLGGIATTWAFFHARLIGLG, from the coding sequence ATGACCATTAGCCCACCAGAACGTGGGGAGAAAGCTAAAGGGGGAGCACCCACCCCTTATGACCAGCCAGTCGATAGAGATCATGCTCCTATCGACTATGAAAAACTCAATAAACCTGGGTTCTGGTCTTCAAAGCTTTCAAAAGGTCCCAAAACCACTACATGGATTTGGAACCTCCACGCTGACGCTCACGACTTTGACACTCATCTAGGTGACCTAGAAGAGACAAGTAGAAAAATCTTTTCTGCTCATTTTGGACATTTAGCAGTCGTCTTTATTTGGATGAGTGCTGCCTTTTTCCATGGAGCACGCTTCTCTAACTACACTGGTTGGCTAGCCGACCCTGCAAATGTAAAGCCTGGAGCTCAGGTTGTTTGGCCAGTTGTAGGTCAAGAAATACTCAATGCTGATTTAGGAGGCAATTATCAAGGCCTTCAAATCACTTCAGGTATTTTCCAAATGTGGAGAGCTTGGGGTATTACCAGCGAAGTCCAACTAATGGCTTTAGCCATTGGTGGTGTGATTATGGCTGCATTAATGCTTCACGGCGGTATTTACCATTATCACAAGGCTGCTCCAAAACTTGAATGGTTCCAAAAAATCGAACCTATGCTTCAGCATCATCAGATTGCTCTGATTGGCTTAGGTTCTATTGCATGGGCCGGACACTTAATTCACATAGGCGCGCCAGTCGCAGCACTTTTAGATGCGATAGATGCAGGTAATCCACTAGTTGTGGATGGCGTCTCTATTGCTAGTGCAGCAGATGTAACTAATCTTGCTCCCCGACTTTGTGATCCTTCTGTTGCCAGTCAAATTTTCCCAAGTCTTGCTGGACGAACAGTAGAAAACTTCTTCACACTTAACTGGTGGGCCTTCACAGATATTCTTACAAACAAAGGTGGCTTAAACCCTGTTACAGGAAGCCTTTGGATGACAGATATCTCACACCATCACCTTGCTTTTGGTGTCTTTGCCATATTTGGCGGTCATATGTGGCGGAACAATGTTCATGGTGTTGGTCACAGCATGAAAGAAATTATGGATGTCCATAAAGGCGATCCAGTGCTTTTCCCTGCTCCAAAAGGACATGAAGGGATCTTTGAATTTCTCAGCAATAGTTGGCATGGTCAACTAAGTATCAACCTTGCAATGGTTGGTTCTGCGAGCATTGTTGTTGCTCATCACATGTATGCTTTGCCACCATATCCTTATCTTGCAATTGATTACCCAACAGTTTTAGGACTGTTTACTCATCACATGTGGATAGGTGGACTATTTATATGTGGAGCTGCAGCTCATGCTGGAATAGCAATGATTAGAGATTATGACCCAGCAATCCATATAGATAATGTTCTTGATCGCATACTAAAAGCACGTGATGCAATTATCAGTCACTTGAATTGGGTTTGCATGTGGCTTGGATTCCATAGTTTTGGACTTTATGTTCATAATGATGTAATGCGTGCTCTTGGTAGACCGCAAGATATGTTCAGCGATACAGGCATTCAATTACAACCATTTTTGGCCCAATGGGTTCAAAATCTTCAACAAAGTGCTGTAGGAACAGGAAATTTAGTAGGTGCTGGTAATTTACCTGGCAGTGTTCTAAGTGAAGTTTTTAACGGGAATGTAGTTGAGGTCGGTGGCAAAGTTGCCATAGGTCCAATTCCCCTAGGTACTGCTGACTTGATGATTCATCATGTTCATGCATTCACTATTCATGTAACACTGCTAATTCTTCTAAAGGGTGTTCTTTATGCAAGAAGTTCAAGGCTAATTCCTGATAAAGCTCAACTTGGTTTCCGTTTCCCATGTGATGGTCCAGGAAGAGGGGGTACATGTCAGGTATCTTCTTGGGACCACGTTTTCCTTGGTCTTTTCTGGATGTACAACGGCATCTCTGTAGTTATCTTCCATTTCTCATGGAAGATGCAAAGTGATGTATGGGGACTAACCGGTGGAAACTTTGCACAAAGTTCTATCACTATTAATGGTTGGTTACGTGACTTCCTTTGGGCACAATCTTCCCAAGTTCTCACTAGCTATGGTCAAGCCATAAGCATGTATGGCCTGATGTTCCTAGCAGCTCATTTCGTTTGGGCTTTCAGCCTCATGTTCCTATTCAGTGGCAGAGGCTACTGGCAGGAACTATTTGAGTCCATAATATGGGCACATAACAAACTAAAACTAGCTCCAACTATTCAGCCACGTGCTCTTTCAATTACTCAAGGCCGTGCTGTAGGTGTTGCTCATTTCCTTCTAGGTGGAATAGCCACCACCTGGGCTTTCTTCCACGCCCGCCTTATTGGGCTCGGCTAA
- the lipA gene encoding lipoyl synthase — MDTNKPQWLRVKAPQYERVGYVSELLSDLNLNTVCQEASCPNIGECFAGGTATFLIMGPGCTRACPYCDIDFDKSVRGLDPSEPERLGEAVKRLGLKHVVITSVNRDDLNDGGASQFIKCIDAVRFSSPQTTIELLIPDFCGNWDALRMVMHASPNVLNHNIETVPRLYKKARPQGIYKRSLELLLRVKEHSSKVYSKSGLMVGLGETDDEVFQVLSDLNDHKVDIVTIGQYLSPGPKHLPVDRFVQPNQFDTYRKQSETNLNFLQIISSPLTRSSYHAGEVRKLMEMYPR, encoded by the coding sequence ATGGATACTAACAAACCTCAGTGGTTAAGAGTTAAAGCACCTCAGTATGAAAGGGTTGGATATGTATCCGAATTATTGTCAGATTTAAATTTAAATACAGTATGCCAAGAAGCTAGTTGTCCAAATATAGGTGAATGTTTTGCAGGCGGGACGGCTACCTTTTTAATTATGGGACCTGGTTGTACGAGAGCTTGTCCTTATTGTGATATTGATTTTGATAAAAGCGTAAGAGGTTTGGACCCTTCTGAACCAGAACGCCTTGGTGAAGCAGTTAAAAGACTTGGTTTAAAACATGTGGTTATTACTTCAGTAAATCGAGATGATTTAAATGATGGAGGTGCAAGTCAATTTATAAAGTGCATTGATGCTGTGCGATTTAGTTCTCCTCAAACAACTATTGAACTGTTAATTCCTGATTTTTGTGGTAATTGGGATGCGTTGAGAATGGTTATGCATGCTTCTCCAAATGTTCTTAATCATAATATTGAAACAGTACCCAGATTATATAAGAAGGCTAGGCCTCAAGGAATATATAAACGTTCTTTGGAGTTATTATTACGCGTTAAAGAACATTCTTCAAAGGTTTATTCTAAGTCAGGTTTAATGGTTGGCCTTGGTGAGACAGATGATGAAGTTTTTCAAGTTCTTTCTGATCTTAATGATCATAAAGTAGATATCGTTACAATAGGTCAGTATCTTTCGCCAGGGCCTAAGCATTTACCAGTTGATAGGTTTGTTCAACCTAATCAATTTGATACCTATAGAAAACAAAGTGAGACGAATTTAAATTTTTTACAGATAATTAGTTCGCCTTTAACACGTAGTAGTTATCATGCTGGAGAAGTGAGAAAATTAATGGAAATGTATCCACGATAA